Part of the Gammaproteobacteria bacterium genome, TTCATAGGCCTTGCCGCGTTGGGAACTGCTATTGGCTTCGGCATTCTCGGTGGTAAGTTTCTCGAAGGTGTAGCGCGCCAGCCGGAATTAGGACCCATGCTGATGCTACGCATGTTTTTAATGGCAGGTTTAGTAGACGCTTTTGCTGCGATCTCCATTGTGTTGGGCTTATTGTTATTTTTCG contains:
- the atpE gene encoding F0F1 ATP synthase subunit C → MDIAQSIANVQGFAALAAGLFIGLAALGTAIGFGILGGKFLEGVARQPELGPMLMLRMFLMAGLVDAFAAISIVLGLLLFFAKNPFLAEVFKAAGQQVS